In Holophagales bacterium, one DNA window encodes the following:
- a CDS encoding enoyl-CoA hydratase/isomerase family protein, producing MLERLEHGAILELRLAHPPVNALSPELIAALRDAIDEGSRQAEALVLSGQPGIFSGGLDVPRLATLDRPAMVEVVRDFFALMRSIAASPVPVAAAITGHSPAGGAVLALFCDYRVMAEGEFKIGLNEVQVGLTVPSPILAALRERVGGRVAERLAVSGRLILAAEALASGFVDELALPSEVVARALSWCRGLLALPRGPMLRTRELLRAGVLGALDDLDAAAQDRFLDDWFSDETRAAVATLVARLQKKG from the coding sequence ATGCTCGAACGTCTGGAACATGGAGCGATCCTCGAGCTGCGCCTGGCACATCCGCCGGTCAACGCGCTCTCGCCCGAGCTGATCGCCGCGCTACGCGACGCGATCGACGAGGGAAGCCGACAAGCCGAGGCGCTGGTGCTCTCCGGTCAGCCGGGGATCTTCTCCGGCGGCCTCGACGTGCCGCGGCTCGCGACGCTCGACCGTCCGGCGATGGTCGAGGTGGTACGGGACTTCTTTGCCCTGATGCGCTCGATCGCCGCCTCGCCGGTGCCGGTCGCGGCGGCCATCACCGGCCACAGCCCGGCCGGCGGCGCCGTGCTCGCCCTCTTCTGCGACTACCGGGTGATGGCCGAGGGAGAGTTCAAGATCGGGCTCAACGAGGTGCAGGTGGGGCTGACCGTGCCGTCGCCGATCCTCGCCGCCCTGCGCGAGCGGGTGGGCGGGCGCGTCGCAGAGCGTCTGGCGGTCTCTGGTCGCCTGATTCTCGCCGCCGAGGCGCTGGCAAGCGGATTCGTCGACGAGCTCGCGCTGCCGTCCGAGGTGGTTGCCCGCGCTCTCTCCTGGTGCCGCGGCCTGCTCGCGCTGCCTCGTGGGCCGATGCTGCGGACCCGGGAGCTCCTGCGGGCCGGTGTCCTGGGTGCCCTTGACGACCTCGACGCCGCGGCCCAGGATCGCTTCCTCGACGACTGGTTCAGCGACGAGACACGCGCCGCCGTGGCGACGCTCGTCGCGCGTCTGCAGAAGAAGGGCTGA
- a CDS encoding 4a-hydroxytetrahydrobiopterin dehydratase, with protein sequence MESCDLANRACVPCRGGVPPLPAAEVERLLADLGPNGWRAVDVHHLEKEYPFPDFVSALAFVNRVGELAEREGHHPDVHLAWGKVRLTIWTHKIDGLTESDFVLAAKADRALAVG encoded by the coding sequence ATGGAGAGCTGCGATCTCGCCAACCGTGCCTGTGTCCCGTGCCGAGGCGGGGTGCCGCCACTCCCGGCCGCGGAGGTCGAGCGGTTGCTGGCTGACCTCGGGCCGAACGGTTGGCGGGCGGTCGACGTCCACCACCTCGAGAAGGAGTATCCCTTCCCGGACTTCGTCTCGGCGCTCGCCTTCGTCAACCGCGTCGGGGAGCTTGCCGAGCGCGAGGGGCACCACCCGGACGTCCACCTCGCCTGGGGCAAGGTGCGCCTGACGATCTGGACCCACAAGATCGACGGCCTGACGGAGAGCGACTTCGTTCTTGCCGCCAAGGCCGACCGCGCGCTCGCGGTCGGCTGA
- a CDS encoding NAD(P)H-dependent oxidoreductase: protein MPHPIRLLAFHGSLRRASLNGRLLELAAQEAERAGASVTRLALGELALPLYDPNLEEQEGFPSGAIQLKQAMATHDGFLVASPEHNACVTAVLKNSFDWASRALPGERRFASLAGRPAALLAASPGPLGGARSLTALRAILQELEVLAIPEQVVLPRAQAAFSPDGALLDERATAAVRRVVARLIEVATRLRATPPA from the coding sequence ATGCCCCATCCGATTCGACTCCTCGCCTTCCACGGCAGCCTTCGCCGAGCCTCGCTCAACGGGCGCCTCCTCGAGTTGGCCGCGCAAGAGGCGGAGCGGGCAGGGGCGTCGGTCACCCGCCTGGCGCTCGGCGAGCTCGCCCTGCCGCTCTACGACCCGAACCTCGAAGAGCAGGAGGGGTTCCCGTCGGGTGCGATCCAGCTCAAGCAGGCGATGGCGACGCACGACGGGTTCCTCGTCGCTTCGCCCGAGCACAATGCCTGCGTGACCGCGGTTCTCAAGAACTCCTTCGACTGGGCGTCGCGCGCGCTGCCCGGGGAACGGCGCTTCGCCTCGCTCGCCGGCCGGCCCGCGGCGCTTCTCGCCGCCTCGCCCGGTCCGCTCGGCGGTGCACGGAGTCTCACCGCGCTGCGGGCGATCCTGCAGGAGCTCGAGGTTCTTGCCATCCCGGAGCAAGTGGTCCTGCCGCGGGCCCAGGCGGCGTTTTCGCCAGACGGTGCCCTGCTCGACGAGCGCGCAACGGCTGCCGTCCGCCGGGTTGTGGCGCGACTGATCGAGGTCGCCACGCGCCTGCGAGCCACGCCGCCCGCCTGA
- the amrS gene encoding AmmeMemoRadiSam system radical SAM enzyme — protein sequence MDTPGVRDRHTVPTRHWHRLDDGRVQCDLCPRFCRLRDGQRGLCFVRAALDGAVVLTTYGRSSGFCVDPIEKKPLHHFYPGSAVLSFGTAGCNLACRFCQNWDISKSRDVDRLADEAAPETIARAAVELGCTSVAFTYNDPVIFHEYAIDVARACHARGVKTVAVTAGEICPGPRAELFAEIDAANVDLKAFSEGFYREICGGELQPVLDTLVYLRRETEVWLEIANLLIPGLNDSDGEIDAMTKWIVAELGPEVPVHFTAFHPDWKLVDRPPTPAGTLIRAREIALGNGVRHAYTGNVHDAAGGETRCAGCGETLIGRDWFRLTHWSLGREGNCPKCGTPLAGRWAEAAGTWGERRLPVRLSRFATP from the coding sequence ATGGACACCCCCGGCGTTCGCGATCGCCACACGGTACCGACGCGCCACTGGCACCGTCTGGACGATGGCCGCGTGCAGTGCGATCTCTGCCCGCGCTTCTGCCGCCTGCGCGACGGCCAGCGGGGACTCTGCTTCGTCCGCGCGGCGCTCGACGGCGCGGTCGTGCTGACCACCTACGGGCGCTCGAGCGGCTTCTGCGTCGATCCGATCGAGAAGAAGCCGCTCCATCACTTCTATCCCGGCAGCGCGGTTCTCTCCTTCGGCACCGCGGGTTGCAACCTGGCATGCCGCTTCTGTCAGAACTGGGACATCTCGAAGTCGCGGGACGTCGATCGCCTCGCCGACGAGGCGGCCCCGGAGACGATCGCGCGGGCGGCCGTCGAGCTCGGCTGCACGAGCGTCGCCTTCACCTACAACGATCCGGTGATCTTCCACGAGTACGCCATCGACGTCGCCCGGGCCTGCCACGCACGCGGGGTGAAGACCGTCGCCGTGACCGCGGGCGAGATCTGCCCGGGACCGCGCGCCGAGCTCTTCGCCGAGATCGACGCCGCCAACGTCGACCTCAAAGCCTTCTCCGAGGGCTTCTATCGCGAGATCTGCGGCGGGGAGCTGCAGCCGGTGCTCGACACCCTGGTCTACCTGCGGCGCGAGACGGAGGTCTGGCTGGAGATCGCCAACCTGCTGATCCCGGGTCTCAACGACTCCGACGGGGAGATCGACGCGATGACGAAGTGGATCGTCGCCGAGCTCGGTCCGGAGGTGCCGGTGCACTTCACCGCCTTCCATCCCGACTGGAAGCTCGTCGACCGCCCGCCGACTCCGGCGGGCACGCTGATCCGGGCACGGGAGATCGCCCTCGGCAACGGGGTCCGCCATGCCTATACCGGCAATGTCCACGACGCCGCCGGGGGCGAGACGCGCTGCGCCGGCTGCGGCGAAACGCTGATCGGGCGTGACTGGTTCCGCCTCACGCATTGGAGCCTCGGCCGGGAAGGCAACTGCCCGAAGTGCGGCACCCCGCTCGCGGGGCGGTGGGCGGAAGCGGCAGGGACGTGGGGGGAGCGCCGCCTTCCGGTCCGCCTTTCGCGCTTCGCGACGCCCTGA
- a CDS encoding Glu/Leu/Phe/Val dehydrogenase — protein sequence MSETIGFFDQVCQNFDRAAALTRHDPHLLEQIKVCNSVYRMAFPIEKDDGSIEVIHAWRAEHSQHKTPTKGGIRYGLLVSEDEVMALAALMTYKCAIVNVPFGGAKGGVRIDRAKYSDRELERITRRYTYELFRKGFIGPAVDVPAPDYGSGPREMAWIADTYQALAPNDLNSLACVTGKPVGQGGVRGRKEATGRGVAYGIREACAVAEDMKALGLTPGLAGKRVVVQGLGNVGYFAAKYLAEAGAILVGLAEYEGAIANPNGLDLDAVFAHRRETKSILGFPGATDIRRSVEALELPCDILVPAALENQITGENAPRVQAKIIGEGANGPCTAEASAILEQRGVLVVPDMYLNAGGVTVSYFEWLKNLEHVAFGRMARRFESGVNHKLLAAVEQLTGKRLSDAEKAAFDGPDELALVNSGLEETMVNSYHEIRETRLRTPGKPDLRTAAFICAVDKIATTYGEMGIFP from the coding sequence ATGTCCGAGACCATCGGTTTCTTCGACCAAGTCTGCCAGAACTTCGACCGGGCTGCTGCATTGACCCGGCACGATCCGCATCTGCTCGAGCAGATCAAGGTCTGCAACAGCGTCTACCGGATGGCTTTCCCGATCGAGAAAGACGACGGCTCGATCGAGGTCATCCACGCCTGGCGCGCCGAGCACAGCCAGCACAAGACGCCGACCAAGGGCGGGATCCGTTACGGCCTTCTGGTCTCCGAGGACGAGGTGATGGCGCTCGCCGCGCTGATGACCTACAAGTGCGCCATCGTCAACGTGCCGTTCGGCGGCGCCAAGGGCGGCGTGCGGATCGACCGGGCCAAGTACTCCGATCGGGAGCTCGAGCGGATCACCCGGCGCTACACCTACGAGCTCTTCCGCAAGGGGTTCATCGGACCGGCGGTCGACGTTCCCGCGCCGGACTACGGCTCGGGTCCGCGCGAAATGGCCTGGATCGCCGACACCTACCAGGCGCTCGCCCCGAACGACCTCAACTCGCTCGCCTGCGTCACCGGCAAGCCGGTCGGCCAGGGCGGCGTCCGGGGCCGCAAGGAGGCGACCGGCCGCGGCGTGGCCTACGGCATCCGCGAGGCCTGCGCGGTCGCCGAGGACATGAAGGCGCTGGGGCTCACGCCGGGTCTCGCCGGCAAGCGGGTGGTGGTCCAGGGGCTCGGCAACGTCGGCTACTTCGCCGCGAAGTACCTGGCCGAGGCCGGCGCGATCCTCGTCGGCCTTGCCGAATACGAGGGAGCGATCGCCAATCCGAACGGCCTCGACCTCGACGCGGTTTTCGCCCACCGGCGGGAGACCAAGTCGATCCTCGGCTTCCCCGGCGCCACGGACATCCGGCGCTCGGTCGAGGCGCTCGAGCTGCCCTGCGACATCCTCGTGCCTGCCGCGCTCGAGAACCAGATCACCGGCGAGAACGCCCCACGCGTTCAGGCCAAGATCATCGGCGAAGGGGCCAACGGCCCGTGCACCGCCGAGGCCAGCGCCATCCTCGAGCAGCGCGGCGTCCTGGTCGTCCCGGACATGTACCTCAACGCCGGCGGAGTCACGGTCTCCTACTTCGAGTGGCTGAAGAACCTCGAGCACGTCGCCTTCGGCCGCATGGCCCGGCGCTTCGAATCGGGCGTCAACCACAAGCTGCTGGCCGCAGTCGAGCAGCTGACCGGCAAGCGGCTGAGCGATGCCGAGAAGGCCGCCTTCGACGGTCCCGACGAGCTCGCCCTGGTCAACTCCGGCCTCGAGGAGACGATGGTGAACTCGTACCACGAGATCCGCGAGACCCGCCTGCGCACCCCCGGCAAGCCCGACCTGCGGACCGCCGCGTTCATCTGCGCGGTGGACAAGATCGCCACCACCTACGGGGAGATGGGCATCTTCCCCTGA
- a CDS encoding sensor domain-containing diguanylate cyclase produces the protein MRKPLDDSSTLRNLVFRLKEGIYVTSAEGEILDANPRLLEILGVPSMEALPGVRAGDLVVDPERRRAEIEQLERLGEVKEFELEIRRADGEVRTVLDTCFAVRDDEGRLRFHGILVDITRRKRLETQLRDLSMRDALTGCLNRHFLAELAAQWDNATQSWGVVVVDVDHFKSFNDREGHLVGDRVLRAVAKRLQSRLRAGDHVVRYGGDEFVVLLGDASAASAEEVAERLAEPDAGDSVTISLGWAIRAEHESLAETLSRADTHLLERRARVRGTSSSA, from the coding sequence ATGCGAAAACCGCTCGACGATTCCTCGACCCTGAGGAACCTGGTCTTCCGTCTCAAGGAGGGGATCTACGTCACCAGTGCCGAGGGGGAGATCCTCGACGCCAACCCGCGTCTGCTGGAGATCCTCGGCGTCCCCTCGATGGAGGCGCTACCGGGCGTGCGAGCCGGGGACCTGGTCGTCGATCCGGAGCGCCGCCGGGCCGAGATCGAGCAGCTCGAGCGACTCGGCGAAGTCAAGGAGTTCGAGCTCGAGATTCGCCGCGCCGACGGCGAAGTGCGAACCGTTCTCGACACCTGCTTCGCGGTACGCGACGACGAGGGTCGCCTGCGCTTCCATGGCATCCTCGTCGACATCACCCGGCGCAAACGGCTGGAGACGCAACTGCGCGACCTGTCGATGCGCGACGCCCTCACCGGCTGCCTCAATCGCCACTTCCTCGCCGAGCTGGCGGCCCAGTGGGACAACGCGACCCAGTCCTGGGGCGTGGTGGTGGTCGATGTCGACCATTTCAAGTCGTTCAACGACCGGGAAGGCCACCTCGTTGGCGATCGCGTGTTGCGGGCCGTGGCGAAACGGCTGCAGTCCCGGCTGCGCGCCGGGGACCACGTGGTGCGCTACGGCGGCGACGAATTCGTCGTGCTCCTCGGCGACGCCAGCGCCGCCTCCGCCGAGGAAGTTGCCGAGCGCCTCGCCGAGCCCGACGCGGGCGACTCGGTGACGATCTCGCTCGGCTGGGCGATCCGAGCCGAGCACGAGAGCCTCGCCGAGACGCTGTCGCGAGCCGACACGCACCTGCTCGAACGGCGGGCGCGGGTTCGCGGGACCTCGTCTAGCGCTTGA
- a CDS encoding short-chain dehydrogenase, whose translation MKVEGRKALVLGGAGLVGVAVCRELFARHPREVQIHSLRREEVEEALRELEGEAPAGTRVTGTWGDLFGPVAETPRWERIRAQLDPLADAQLGEFLLYKVLVEARPDLVIDCVNTATGIAYRDVFRAADAISREIDAGEPSRAAAEDLLEALYMPRLIRHVQVLYRGMTDAGVGVYIKVGTSGTGGMGLNIPYTHSEERPSRVLLAKSAVAGAHSMLLFLMARTPGAPITKEIKPAAAIAWKRIAHGPVVRRGETLRWVEARPRPLGATFSTHDPGAARLLDRPLESVFIDTGENGIFSLEEFAALTTAEQMEFVTPEEIAQYLIFEIEGRSTGHDIINALDNAVLGPTYRAGLMRHWALERMNQLQRQHGTHSVAFEMLGPPRLSKLLFEAHLLRLAFGTMTAVRQSTAEQVRGTLDRLVRDRPDVANEIAAVGIPLLLDSGEIVRGPKVIVPAAAQEEPVTPDRVDAWAHDGWVDLRLANCARWIERFEAILREVEAIPETDSSSRYLRHRHFWDEQHAIQPGKVAGWILSIEERGGRIKR comes from the coding sequence GTGAAGGTCGAGGGACGCAAGGCATTGGTGCTCGGCGGCGCCGGGCTGGTCGGCGTGGCGGTCTGCCGCGAGCTGTTCGCGCGCCATCCGCGCGAGGTGCAGATCCACAGTCTGCGCCGCGAAGAGGTCGAGGAGGCGCTGCGGGAGCTCGAAGGCGAGGCCCCTGCCGGCACCCGCGTGACCGGAACCTGGGGAGACCTGTTCGGACCGGTGGCCGAGACCCCCCGCTGGGAGCGGATCCGGGCGCAGCTCGATCCGCTGGCCGACGCCCAGCTCGGCGAGTTCCTGCTCTACAAGGTCCTCGTCGAAGCCCGCCCCGACCTGGTGATCGACTGTGTCAACACCGCCACCGGCATCGCCTACCGCGACGTCTTCCGCGCCGCCGACGCCATCTCGCGGGAGATCGACGCCGGCGAGCCGAGCCGGGCCGCGGCCGAGGATCTGCTCGAGGCCCTCTACATGCCGCGCCTGATCCGCCACGTCCAGGTGCTCTATCGCGGCATGACCGACGCCGGCGTCGGCGTCTACATCAAGGTCGGCACCAGCGGCACCGGCGGGATGGGGCTGAACATCCCCTACACGCACTCCGAGGAGCGACCGAGTCGCGTGCTCCTCGCCAAGAGCGCCGTCGCCGGGGCGCACTCGATGCTGCTGTTCCTCATGGCGCGCACTCCGGGAGCGCCGATCACCAAGGAGATCAAGCCCGCCGCGGCGATCGCCTGGAAGCGCATCGCCCACGGTCCGGTGGTCCGCCGCGGCGAGACCCTGCGCTGGGTCGAGGCCCGCCCGCGACCGCTCGGCGCGACCTTCTCCACCCACGACCCCGGCGCCGCCCGCCTGCTCGACCGACCGCTCGAGAGCGTCTTCATCGACACCGGCGAGAACGGCATCTTCAGCCTCGAGGAGTTCGCCGCGCTGACCACCGCCGAGCAGATGGAGTTCGTCACCCCCGAGGAGATCGCCCAGTATCTGATCTTCGAGATCGAGGGGCGCTCGACCGGTCACGACATCATCAACGCGCTCGACAATGCCGTCCTGGGGCCGACCTACCGCGCCGGGTTGATGCGCCACTGGGCGCTCGAGCGGATGAACCAGCTCCAGCGCCAGCACGGGACCCACAGCGTCGCCTTCGAGATGCTCGGGCCGCCGCGCCTGTCGAAGCTGCTCTTCGAAGCGCATCTGCTGCGCCTGGCCTTCGGCACGATGACGGCGGTGCGCCAGTCCACCGCCGAGCAGGTGCGCGGCACGCTCGACCGCCTGGTGCGCGACCGTCCCGACGTGGCCAACGAGATCGCCGCCGTGGGCATCCCGCTCCTGCTCGACTCGGGCGAGATCGTGCGCGGGCCGAAGGTGATCGTCCCGGCGGCCGCACAGGAGGAGCCGGTCACCCCCGACCGCGTCGACGCCTGGGCGCACGACGGTTGGGTCGACCTGCGGCTGGCCAACTGCGCCCGCTGGATCGAGCGCTTCGAGGCGATTCTGCGCGAGGTGGAGGCGATTCCCGAGACCGACTCGAGTAGCCGCTACCTCCGGCACCGCCACTTCTGGGACGAGCAGCACGCCATCCAGCCCGGCAAGGTGGCCGGCTGGATCCTCTCGATCGAGGAGCGGGGCGGGCGGATCAAGCGCTAG
- a CDS encoding Glu/Leu/Phe/Val dehydrogenase codes for MAIQGVNPFAMAQAQFDKVAAILDLDEATRELLRQPMREYSFSIPVRMDDGRVKIFHGFRVQHNDARGPSKGGIRFHPQETLDTVRALATWMTWKCAVVDIPLGGGKGGVICDPHHLSQREQEQICRGWVRQLARNVGPLQDVPAPDVMTSGQHMLWMMDEYEKIHGGHYPGFITGKPVGLGGSQGRTEATGYGVVYTIREALKRLGMKAEGCRASVQGFGNVAQYAVRLFRQLGGTVTCVSCWDQGDQCSYSFRKKAGVDPDELVGISDRFGGIDKVRAKELGYEVLPGDAWIEEPVEILIPSAIENQVRADNVGKIAPTVKLIAEGANGPTTPEADAVIHQRGIYMIPDFLANAGGVTCSYFEQVQSNMNMYWDKDEVLGKLDLAMTSAFNAVADLAAKRKLYMRDAAYVISISRVAQACHDRGWV; via the coding sequence ATGGCCATCCAGGGCGTGAATCCGTTCGCGATGGCGCAGGCTCAGTTCGACAAGGTGGCGGCGATCCTCGATCTCGACGAGGCCACCCGCGAGCTGCTGCGTCAGCCGATGCGCGAGTACAGCTTCTCGATCCCGGTCCGCATGGACGACGGACGGGTGAAGATCTTCCACGGCTTCCGCGTGCAGCACAACGACGCGCGCGGTCCGTCCAAGGGCGGCATCCGCTTCCATCCGCAAGAGACCCTCGACACCGTCCGGGCGCTCGCCACCTGGATGACCTGGAAGTGCGCCGTGGTCGACATCCCGCTCGGCGGCGGCAAGGGCGGCGTGATCTGCGACCCGCACCACCTCTCGCAGCGCGAGCAGGAGCAGATCTGCCGTGGCTGGGTGCGCCAGCTGGCGCGCAACGTCGGCCCGCTCCAGGACGTGCCGGCGCCCGACGTGATGACCTCCGGCCAGCACATGCTCTGGATGATGGACGAGTACGAGAAGATCCACGGCGGGCACTACCCGGGCTTCATCACCGGCAAGCCGGTGGGACTCGGCGGCTCGCAGGGGCGCACCGAGGCGACCGGCTACGGCGTGGTCTACACGATTCGCGAAGCGCTCAAGCGCCTCGGCATGAAGGCCGAGGGCTGCCGGGCGAGCGTCCAGGGCTTCGGCAACGTCGCCCAGTACGCCGTGCGGCTGTTCCGGCAGCTCGGCGGCACGGTGACCTGTGTCTCCTGTTGGGACCAGGGCGATCAGTGCTCCTACAGCTTCCGCAAGAAGGCCGGCGTCGATCCCGACGAGCTGGTCGGCATCTCCGACCGCTTCGGCGGCATCGACAAGGTGCGCGCCAAGGAGCTCGGCTACGAGGTCCTGCCGGGTGACGCGTGGATCGAGGAGCCGGTCGAGATCCTCATTCCGTCGGCGATCGAGAACCAGGTGCGTGCCGACAACGTCGGCAAGATCGCCCCGACCGTCAAGCTGATCGCCGAGGGCGCCAACGGCCCGACGACTCCCGAGGCCGACGCCGTGATTCACCAGCGCGGGATCTACATGATTCCGGACTTCCTGGCCAACGCCGGCGGCGTGACCTGCTCCTACTTCGAGCAGGTGCAGAGCAACATGAACATGTACTGGGACAAGGACGAGGTGCTGGGCAAGCTCGACCTGGCGATGACCTCGGCCTTCAACGCGGTCGCCGACCTGGCGGCCAAGCGCAAGCTCTACATGCGCGACGCCGCCTACGTGATCTCGATCAGCCGCGTGGCGCAGGCCTGCCACGACCGCGGCTGGGTGTAA